The Dehalococcoidales bacterium genomic interval TTTTGCAGGGCTGCTTCCATTAACTAACTCCTTATATTTTTTATTACTAATTTTTCTCACTTTTAAGAGCAATTACCAATTATATGGGTCAGAAACAAAAATAACAATAGTAATCCGCTTTAGTGTTGCTTATTTTCTTCAATTCAGCGTTCGCTACACCCAAAGCTGCCGATTTCCGATACCCTAATCAATGCAAGGTATATTTTTGTTATCGTTAAAAGTATGTTGATCTAAATTTTGATTATAATAAGTATTATTTATATTGTTTTTCGATTATTATTATGTTAGTATTATCCAAAACGTAACCGCGGAGGTGATAAAGAAACAAAATTTGATAACCAACAGGGTTTATTTTTAGGTATATTTTATTAAGCAAAGGAGGGTAATTTATGAATCTTATCAACAATTTACTATCAAAAAAGTGGATTATCCTGTTTGGCCTTGCATTTGGAGTGCTTGGAGCCCTGGCGGTAAACTGGGGCAACCCTGCCAACATGGGCATATGTGTTGCCTGCTTCGTAAGGGATATAAGCGGCGCATTAGGTTTCCATAGGGCTGGAGTTGTACAGTATCTCAGGCCTGAAGTAATGGGTTTTACACTCGGTGCTTTTGCCACCGCACTGGCGTTTAGGGAGTGGCGCCCAAGGGGTGGTGCTTCACCTATAATCCGCTTCTTTTTGGGTATGTTTGTTATGATCGGCGCCCTGGTATTTCTTGGTTGCCCTGTAAGAATGCTACTCCGTTTAGCTGGTGGCGACCTTAACGGGCTTACTGCTTTGGCTGGTCTTGTTTTTGGAGTAATAGTTGGTATATTTTTCCTCAAGAGGGGTTTCAATCTCGGTAAAGCCCAGGCTATGACCAAGACAGCCGGTTCAATAATGCCAATAATGATGGTTTTCCTGTTAGTGCTGGCAGTAGCTGCTCCCGCATTTATTTTTAAAAGTGAATCTGGCCCTGGTTCCCAATTCATGCCATTGATCGTATCTCTGGCGATCGGTCTTTTTGTTGGGTTAGGCGCTCAGCGTACACGCTTTTGTTCAGTTGGTGCCTGGCGAGACATTTTCCTGGTAAAAGATTTCTATCTGATCAGTGGTGTTTTGGCGTTCCTGGTAGCAGCCCTGGTGACGAATTACATTGCAGGGAATTTTGGCACCGGTGGTATCTACCATTGGGGATTTGAGAATCAGCCGATTGCGCATACCGATCATCTCTGGAACTTCCTTGGTATGGGTCTGGTTGGATTAGCTGCCACTCAAATCGGCGGCTGTCCACTGAGAAACCTGATTCTTTCCGGTGAAGGCGATACAGACGCTGGTGTAACAGTGCTCGGTTATCTTGCTGGAGCCGCGGTTGCCCACAACTTTGCCATATCCGCCAGTGCTGCCGGGATCAACACCTGGAGCATTGCAGCCGTTGCTATTGGATGGGCATTTTGTTTGATTATCGGTTTCACAATGCGTAAAGCTTAAATCACCAGGAGAAGAATATGACAATTGAAATAGACGCAAGAGGTTATTCCTGCCCGGTACCTTGTGTAAAAACAAAAAAAGCTATAGATGAGAACCCGGGGAAAGAAGTAAAAGTCCTTATAGATACCCAAACAGCTGTAGAAAACGTAACTCGTTTGGGAAAAAACAGCGGATATACTGTAACTGAAAGTCGGGAAGGTAATGATTATATTTTAGTGTTGAAGCCGGCAAAATAAGCCAAATCAACCACAGCAACAGTATTCGCAATTATGAGCGGCTAGGTTTTTGTAACCATAGCCGCTCATTTTTTCATATACGCACACTAACAAATAACTCCCGCATATTTAATAAAAGACAAAACAAATCACTTTATATCAATTTATTTGTTTTCCATGCCCAAACCGTTGAAATTCCAGGGCGCTGGTGTGTTATTATATACTGGTTGTTGAAACGATAATCAATAATCCCTAATAGTAAAGGAGACTTCATATTTATCAATAACCAACCTTGTTAGACGATTTTTTAATCTGTCGGTTGTTTTGAGATTGATACACCATTATTGGTGAAATATGTAACGTCATACCTGTGGAAACAAGAAAAATAATATTATAACGGAGTTAATTGATTATGTTAAAGTCATTTACGCGAAACTATGAGGACAACTCAACAGAAGCTGGATTCCAGTTTACCTATTGTTGTGATATTTGCGACGATGGCTACAAGAGCTCATTCGTGGAATCCAAAACTTACAACAAAGGAAAGGGGTTTCGGGGGCTCACACAGGGGATATCCCTTCTTGGCCAGCTTGTTGGGGGAAGAATTGGGGATATCAGCAATACCGTAGAAAGTGGCGGGGACCTTTTGTCTGAACGTTTTGATGACATGAGCCCGGAATGGCAAAAAGAACGCGAGATAGCATTTGAAAACGCACAAAATGAAGCCCAGCGACATTTCCATCGTTGCCATGCATGCAACAACTATGCATGCGATAATTGCTTTAATGAAAATGAAGGTTTATGTACCGATTGCGCTCCACGGCAAGAAGTCTATGTTGCCAAGGCTCGCGCAGAAGCAATGCGCAGAAATATAGACGAAGCAGGAGAAAGTGCTACTGTCTGGAAGGGGCAAATCGAGAGTAAAACAACAAAGTGCCTCTCTTGCGGAAAACCAGCTGGAACTGGCAAGTTTTGCAGTAATTGCGGAGCTTCGATGGAACTTAAAGCCTGCGCACGATGTGGGGCAAAAAATGCATTAAATATAAAATTCTGCAATAACTGTGGCGCTCCAATGTCTGCAACCGCACCAAAAACCGGTAAATGCCCACAGTGCGGGATTCAAAACGAACCGGGAACCAAATTCTGTGGGGAGTGTGGCACCAAACTATAAAAGCAATATCAAATAGCAGGAGATGTGATGTTGAAAGATAAACCACGCCTCTATTCAAAAAACGATCTGGATGATGAACCTCGCAAACAGAATTATATTGGATATCTGGAGTCATCCGATCTCACTGGTGAAGTGAAGATTACAATAGGTGAAGACTCATTGCTGTTGTCCACAGTCTTTAACCAGACAGCAGTCAAGTATGCCGATATTACTAATATAAAATTAGCTGAATACTCTGTATCTGTTATCACACCCTCTCGGATGTTTAAATTAAACCGCTTAGGAGCTGATTGCGACTGGTTTTTCCGCGATTTGTACAATGCTTACAACCGCAAAGTGTTAAAAGCTCTGTTTGTACAAGGAAGCGTCATTTTGGAAACATCGGGCGAATACGTCATCACCGGTAAGAATAAACAATCAACCGGAACCGGGGTAATCCAATTATATCAAAATTGTCTATGCATTCTACCGCCGGATAAAAATGCACGGCGGATTCCGCTCAGTTTTATAAGTGACCTTAAACAGGATCAATATACTCTTACCCTGACTTTGGCTTCCAATGAAAGCATTTCGCTTTCCAAGCTGGGCTATGATACTGATACTCTTTTGGATAAATTAACCACCCAAATGTTATACCTTAAAGAAAACTGGCTTAGTTTTATCAGCGCATTAGATTCTTCGATGGGCATGTCCAAAGCGGTAGAAGCGGCCAGGACAATGCCAGCCGATCAAGCTGTGCGGTTAGATACACTCTCTGCCAAATTCCCTTCTTTAGCCAAATCAATCAAAGCTAAAATTAAAACCAGCCGAATCGCCGATACCTTTGAACTGTTGCAAGAAATTGGTGAAGGCAAACAACTGCTCGTTGGCATCAAAGAGAAGCCTTCGGCGATGAAAGATGATGAAAAAGAAGCCGGCTCGTTAGTCAATACCGAAGCTGAGGAAAGCCAGCCGCCAGAATCCGAAGCAAATAAACCTGAATATGCTATATGGATTATCGCACCCAGTAAAGATCAGAGTACAGCTATATTAGAGCTGGCACTACCAGGAGAAGAAGCAGCCGCCACTTACATATTCCAAACAGAAGGCAATTTTAATGAAACAGCTCAAATAATCGATCGCTCACTAGAGGCTGTTGATTTCCGAAGAGAATATATAACCCTGCCACAAACGAAACTAAAAGACGATAAATATAACGAATACCTCATGTTGATAGAGCGTACTCCCAACTTGGTTATTTTGCGTCAGCGCTTTGTTGGTAGAGCTATCCACGCTTCTTTAGAAAAATGGAAGGCAGAAGTTTTAAAACACGCCAACGGTAAAACAACTGAAAAAGGCAACCAGCAGATAACATCGTTTAAAAAGTACTGCGGAACCTGTGGTTCGCATTTGAGGGATAATGCCAAGTATTGCGTGGAATGCGGAGCAAAAGTTTAGTGCCTGCGGATAGTAGACATTATTTGTTCGATCATGACGTTGTACGAAAATTAATCTTTGACGGAGAATTACGGGGGAAAAGAATAAAAATACAGAGCAGAAAAGTAGCATAAGTTGATTTACACGAACTGAAAACTGCCCTCTTTAAATATCTGCAAGCATGTATCTGTTACATCAACGTCGTAAAGAATCCCTTTATTGAGGGCAATTTCTTCCAGTGCATTATGTGATCCAAGAGTAGGCCGATAGGGGCGGTGCGAAGCTATAGATTCTACCACGTCTGCTACACTCAGTATTCTGGCTTTTAAAGGAGAAGTCTGTTCGATACCAGTCTATCTCTGAGATGAAGAGGGTTGTCAAGCAGAACGGAGCTCTTATCCTCGTAGATTTCCAAGTTCCATTACCCAGGAATGCTTGGGCTGTGTTTTCGAGAGCAATAGAATTCCTTGCTGGCGGGTCTCGCTATCAGGGCTTTAAAGATTATCTTGCAAACGTGGGACTCGAGGATATACTGAAAAATCACGCTTTGCAGGAATCAGACAGAACCTATCTCACAAGTGGACTGATAGTGGCTACGAAGGTGGTTAATGGTTGAGTTAATATCGCGGACAGCCTATGACGAACACGAATCATAAACAATCCCAAATAGAAATCAATGAGCAGTTCCGGTACGCTCTTGATATCATGGAAGGTAGCAACCGGAGCATCT includes:
- a CDS encoding zinc ribbon domain-containing protein, whose product is MLKDKPRLYSKNDLDDEPRKQNYIGYLESSDLTGEVKITIGEDSLLLSTVFNQTAVKYADITNIKLAEYSVSVITPSRMFKLNRLGADCDWFFRDLYNAYNRKVLKALFVQGSVILETSGEYVITGKNKQSTGTGVIQLYQNCLCILPPDKNARRIPLSFISDLKQDQYTLTLTLASNESISLSKLGYDTDTLLDKLTTQMLYLKENWLSFISALDSSMGMSKAVEAARTMPADQAVRLDTLSAKFPSLAKSIKAKIKTSRIADTFELLQEIGEGKQLLVGIKEKPSAMKDDEKEAGSLVNTEAEESQPPESEANKPEYAIWIIAPSKDQSTAILELALPGEEAAATYIFQTEGNFNETAQIIDRSLEAVDFRREYITLPQTKLKDDKYNEYLMLIERTPNLVILRQRFVGRAIHASLEKWKAEVLKHANGKTTEKGNQQITSFKKYCGTCGSHLRDNAKYCVECGAKV
- a CDS encoding zinc ribbon domain-containing protein is translated as MLKSFTRNYEDNSTEAGFQFTYCCDICDDGYKSSFVESKTYNKGKGFRGLTQGISLLGQLVGGRIGDISNTVESGGDLLSERFDDMSPEWQKEREIAFENAQNEAQRHFHRCHACNNYACDNCFNENEGLCTDCAPRQEVYVAKARAEAMRRNIDEAGESATVWKGQIESKTTKCLSCGKPAGTGKFCSNCGASMELKACARCGAKNALNIKFCNNCGAPMSATAPKTGKCPQCGIQNEPGTKFCGECGTKL
- the yedE gene encoding YedE family putative selenium transporter, producing the protein MNLINNLLSKKWIILFGLAFGVLGALAVNWGNPANMGICVACFVRDISGALGFHRAGVVQYLRPEVMGFTLGAFATALAFREWRPRGGASPIIRFFLGMFVMIGALVFLGCPVRMLLRLAGGDLNGLTALAGLVFGVIVGIFFLKRGFNLGKAQAMTKTAGSIMPIMMVFLLVLAVAAPAFIFKSESGPGSQFMPLIVSLAIGLFVGLGAQRTRFCSVGAWRDIFLVKDFYLISGVLAFLVAALVTNYIAGNFGTGGIYHWGFENQPIAHTDHLWNFLGMGLVGLAATQIGGCPLRNLILSGEGDTDAGVTVLGYLAGAAVAHNFAISASAAGINTWSIAAVAIGWAFCLIIGFTMRKA
- a CDS encoding sulfurtransferase TusA family protein, translated to MTIEIDARGYSCPVPCVKTKKAIDENPGKEVKVLIDTQTAVENVTRLGKNSGYTVTESREGNDYILVLKPAK